In Miscanthus floridulus cultivar M001 chromosome 8, ASM1932011v1, whole genome shotgun sequence, the sequence GGCAAATCACCGCATAGTTACATGACGAATACATAGCTGAGCTTGCACCCAAGTCAATTCACAGTGGTTTCTGCCTGCGGCAGCGGGCCAGACCGACTTGTCTCCAAAGCCCCCAAAAGGCAGGCGGATTGATGACATGCCCACCAGGTTGCCGGGTTTGGGCCTCTCGGTCCAGCAGACGAGACGAGGAATGGATAGACGACGGACGATTGCGAGGAGACCCGGCCGTAcagggcgccgagctcggcgccagcgtctatGGTGCCGAGCTGCCTGCCAAATCAGCGCCATGTCAGCGTCGAGCCCAAGATCTCGGCGCcaacaacgatggcgccgagcagtgtaagctcggcgccagcgaCGATGGCGCCGAGATAAGGGTCCAGATTCTAAAATCTTTCCTCCAGGGgcgtatttgtgaaaaactttaaaaaaaaggctaaaaaataaaaaattcgggcaGGTAGCATGGCTCCATCCCAGTGTCTCCCACCCACCCCCAGCTCTGCAGCGCTGCTGTGCAAGGCGAGTGGCGCATCCAACCAAAAGATGGTAGGCTTTGTTGATGGTCGGGTCCTGCTGGTGCTGCCTTTCTTGAGCACAGGTGTGGCGAGCCGCAGGTGCTGGAGCCAAAACTGAAGACCACCGCCCTGGCCATCAGGCAACAAGGCTGATGGTGACTTTGTTCACCATGGCCACACATCAACAACACTGTCAGGTAAACATTCTCATACCCCAGAAGCACACGTCGAGATCTCCATGGCTACCTGGGACGTGGGAACCACTCCAGCAGGCAATGAATACAGCAAAGGGGGTCAGTTTGAAAGCGCTGCACTTCCGTTCTCATTTCCCAGATCAAACCCACCTTTCCCACTGGGATTGAATCGGCAGGATACCTATTTCCCTATCCCAGAGTCCCCTTGCTTCCCATTCCTCCACAACATTTCCCATTCCCACCCCACATATCCCATTATCCAAACGCCACCTGAAGCTAATTTGGTGGGTACTGGGAGTAACAGCTAACAAGCAACAGCCATATATACAGAGCAAGGCCAATACGCAGCAATAATCCTCCTACACATCAGATAAAATAGGATGCGTATATAATATAATTAAAGTGAGAAGGTTTGTCATTCTGACACAACGATCCACAGCTATTTGCTTAAAGCATGGCACCCATAGACCAGAACATGTGAAATTCTAAGCACCAGATCACGAACAGCACTCACCTTCAACGAAGAAAGAGGCCGAGGGCCAGCCGCGTGTGGTGGAGAAGCAAAGCACCGGCTCCTCCGTCATGGGCGCGTCGAGCTCCACGACTTCGACCGCGCCGCCAACGGCCCCGGCGACTCCCTCGGTGCCCCCGGCGGCTGCGATACCGCCCACGAGCTCGGCGCCCCCGGCGGCCGCGATCCGGCCCACGAGCTCCGCGACCCCGTGGGGGCGCCGCAGCGGGGGCACCCAGAAGGACCCTCCCGGTACGAAGGGGAGCCagtcgggcgcggcgcggcgcaccATGACGCCGTGGATGGCCTCCTCCAGGCGCCGGATCCCGACCACCTCGACCGACGGGGACGAGGGGGAGGAGCCGTGGGCCGAGGAGCCAGCGTCTTCCTCCGTGAGGTCGATCTCGATGATCTCGACCTTGGTGGCGAGGCCACGGATGGAGGCGGATGCGGCGGTGGTGGACGGGGAGGAGGCGGGGCGGGCTAGGGTCAGGGTTTGCGTGAGGAGGCGggccatcggcggcggcggcggcggaggacggATGTGGTGGTGATGGGGTGACCGGGCGAGATTGAGACGGAGGCGGAAGAGATGGGAGGGAACAAATGCCGCTGCTGCGGTAGTTCGTTCACGTAGTCGCCACGGACGATGTGGGGCCAAGATGTCAACGAGATGGTTTCTCACGTGGCCCTACATGTCACTGGGCAATATTAAAGATCGGTATAGTTGGCACACAAGGCTTTATTATATTCTCGAGAATCCTGTCCGTACGTTCCAATGAAAAAACAGAGACCTGCTAAAACTTAGGTGCATGAATTTTAATTTGTTTAGACGACGATTGCCTTGTATATTTTTACTAAAATTCTAGATTTGGTTCATTGCAATTTATGTAGGCATAGTTTGCGTTTTTTTGGTTTCGAGAATAAAAACACGTTACACAAAACTATAAATCGAATAAAATCCAATCCATGTTGGTACAAAGACAACTAACAATTAACAATTATTTCTATTGTCCGACAAGGACAAAAATTTGCtatgttgtaaggaaaatggaccctaggcccatttactttggattttggtgttcgatgaccaacacaaccaaattggactaatgaatttgcaactgattattttgtagttcaataggatgcaagacgtgacttgaacgaaggcgacgtgatgatccgatgatcaacaccataagcaagacctcagaagcacaagaaaagacccaagatatcaagcaaagtccaagcacgaagatagaaaccaagccggacATAAGATCGCGAAAAAACGAGCTCATAGAGATGACCGGAcgttgcacaggacgctgcaccggacgccccgatgcataggacgctgcatcggacgctgcaccggacgctccgatcaagaggctcgagaACAACAGAGTCAAcagctgcaccggacgctgcacaggacgctgcaccggacgctccgatgcataggacgctacaccggacgctgagtgtcagagtccggtcaacatcagtaaggttccagagaaccGTTTTCgtgactggatgtgtccggtcagtgctgaccggacgctggttagagtccggtcagtagcagaaaagcgggatttcgtccccaacggctacttttttagtggagcttataaatagacccccaaccgatcatttgaggagtgtggagctgaggaaacataccaagggtgttgatacactattttagtgatctctatttgcatagtgcttagtgttttattaggtgattagcgtaggtactttgcgaagtgcttaggttgattagaccaccgcttatgtgcttgctctaggtttagacctagtgtttagtgaggtttacatatctcttaccactcggtgtttgcgcgcaccattattgtacatcggaggggcttgtagtcttgcgagatcacaccaaccgtgtttgttgtatggccgtcaccgtgtaccggagggaacaagacccGCGGTGTtctggccggaagcttgatagtgaagacggcagggagcatccgggagaggcttgccgaaaggtacGTCGaaaacccacttgcgcgtggagaaggcccgaggctatccacggagttacccgatcggaagcttggcccttgcgatgggctccaacgaggactagggggaagcttgcgcgcttctcgatacctcgataaaaataccgaagtcgtcgacgagagtttgtatatctctaccttgctctttagcttctgcatttacattgattacattactccttttgcggtagagatagcaacacattagcaaaatcgtagttgcacatttagatagtttatcttttgcataggtctTGCTAAGGGTATAaaaggaggccatagtttagagttagtattttaagttgcctaattcacccccctattaggcatcacggtccacttcaattggtatcagagccggttggctcattttgaacctttggcttaaccaccgttgagccggtactatttagagtggttgggatagatatctctaggcctccgcactttgacgacactaacttctcttattataaagctagaatggcttgctaccttgaggcggctgatttgggtgtttgaagagtcactcgtgacagaatgaaacccattaagaatcccgaaaaacccacaaatagtgatgaaaaagaaatgcatttcaatgctagagctaagaattacttgtttgaatcatttagtatggatgtgtttaaccaagtgttcactttaaatacagcacatgaaatttggttaaaactccaagagctctatgacggcacaagtaatgtccgtgagcaaaaacattgtctagctaagtaaaattatgattcctttacgatgaatgatgatgagcttgttcatgatatgtattctcgtttgaatctaattatcaatgagctctattctataggattaacaaagctagatgatgtggacatcgtgaggaagatcatctccatgctaccacaaaagaaatatgcaagcatcatcaccatccttcacaacatggagaacttgagcaccatgaccctgggcatagtcattggtaagatagtggcatttaaaatgtcacgtaagatgggtcaagaagaagcctctttatcgagcaaaggcaaagctctcgcatgtagcgagaaaaagaagatgaagggcaagcaagttgagacaagcttaaGCTCAAGcctctcaagtgaagaagaagatgaagatgatgatgatgatgaaggttcaagtgatgatgatcaatcttcctcctccacctccgacctggataaagaatcaatcaaacttatcaacaaggtggagaagatgatctaaaggctcaatgttaagggtgtgcccatccaaatccaagatctcatttttactaatcaaagaaatgagcaaagaaagagaggatgctatggatgcggcgagttggggcactttgtgaaagtttatccaaataagcccacacccaagacaaagaagaaggtatgcaagaaccaagccctcacatcaataaggtcatgggacgattcttcaagtgaagaagaacaccatcataagaggcgagggtgcaagcactcatcatcaagctcttctcgtatgtgccttatgtcacgaggtaacaaaagctcatcctctagtcagagtaatagtgatgatgaaatgtcttcttatgatgaaattgtgcaacaaaatcttaattatactaaagtttacactagtcaacaaaagaagctcgaaaaattaaaagggaagctagatagttcataagaagcatataaaactttgcttgaataatatgagaactttgctaatatcaatattgaactatctactaaaattgagcaacttatagCTAGTGCaataacaaatgcatgcacaattaatgatgagcaacttgtgaagaaaaatgaaaaattaaaaagaaaagttagctagctcacaagatgtttataaaagtttgcttgctaaaatggaaactatgtgcaaacattgtgatgagctaactaacaaagttgctaagcttgaagccattagtacaacccccaccaaggcatctaaaaagaaaagttctatctttaacatgtctaaaaaggataccTCTACtttttgtaatgatttatgtttagactcatctttatgcaaccaagtttgtgttgagaaagttgttgtagatacatgcacacaagaggttgcaaaggagaatgagcaactcaagcaagaagtagctcgcctcaccaaggacttgactcaagtgaaaggcaagggaaagcaagcccaacttcattaagataacatcatcaagggagtgaagaagcttgatgaaggacaaaccgtggtttgctacgtgtgccacaaggaaggtcacaagtcctatgagtgcaaggtaaagaatgggggaagagcaaagaagaaagagaagaagcaaacaagcaagctctccaacacctacaccaacaaggtggacaagaaggcctccacaccatacttgttaaagaagaaaaaaaatgacaaggtggtggccatcaaggcgaacaagcaagccaacaatggggtcaaacgcttttgggtgccaaagaaaatcatttttaacataaagagcaccaagaaggtttggatcccaaaagggaagtgagaagtccaatggattttggggaatttggagacttggcaaagtatgggtgtatttcatggggtgcatcatgatggacaaagtcattgccatatgggtaagtgaatactatggacccaaattctccttcctatgttaggtaactagatgttattactttcaattggtatttcctacaagtggtatttcttacaaaatggtatctttaagcatctagttgtttttcatgcctaggtttgtatttgcatgcttatatcttttgtcatgcatatactaggtatatcttatggtaggcttgctcggttttattcttaacccttagagcaaacctacatggtttaaaattgtttaggagcacggcacatagcttgtcttacaattgttcatctaatatgtgccaaagttcaaattatagataatctctcctgaatatcatcttcgaaaatgactctcacattcatgtgatgtcatctttcaagtggtattttgatcctaaaatcaatgtgcatgattcttacaagtattccacacttgtgtgcacaaatttagggagaggttactctataagttggacgccttgagactaacaccttttcaagcttatcatatgtgtagtagtctcattgcaagaaaaatggagtccccggagttaagcatcatacttcaaatatccaccacctactgcaagtggtagaaatcaaattgggttcctgtcgatgttttaccaccggcaacccgtcacggggtacctaGGACGATGATTTGTTCgtaggggtatcggcgtttgcaggaacttgATGGTAAATGCAGGGAGAtaatgatttatactagtttggcaCGCCgaaaagtcacggcgccctacgtccagtctggtgtggatagtatattacgccctgcgctatttgttgtgttgcgaggtatgttgtggttgtgagttctgtcggttatgtgtcgGTTATGTGTCGGTCTAGGGactcctgccctcctttatatagtccaggagaggtgggagtcctagtcggttacaaagtagagatcctagtaggattacgtgtaactaattctagtaggattacatatagggaatcctagttggactaggtcttcttctttcttctccgtgggaaaccccatgggtcccgtatcgacaagcccccgagcatctcatggataagcttcggaagccttcttgttcttcttggtcttcgttgagttgttgtaaatctgTTCCAGGTTTttcttgaagtgaaaccttgagatggtcttctttgtcttttctttggctgatgtgcacttttggacaaaagtgcactcagtgagtgtagcccccgagcctcttgcttgttgggacaagaagccagagggtccctttagtcttcttggttgctccgagttcttttttggtgggtgcaattttttgtaaaaattgcactcactgagtgtagcccccgagcctcttgcttttgcttataaaagttggagggtccagattcttgtcttcaaaaatttttttggggttatgtatcccgcagcccccgagccttctctgagtacttttctttagaatagaaatcggatgaagggtcttgatgtgttgtctttgttgtagtcttgagtacttgtattcttggtctttcatccttgaattcaagcCCCCaggcgtagttgaagcgaatgccgagcccccgagcttagtgtttgactaagccgtgatgctcttccaagttgtttttattcatctaggtcgtttctagacttctctagttcttgatgtacctcttccaggttgtttgcatttcgtccaggttctttctgaacttgtatgtaccttatccgggttgttttctgatcaatccgggctctttctgaatttgtcttggtacttgcagcacttcttcggggttgttttctgatcgatccgggttctttctgaatctattttggtacttgcagcacctcttcggggttgtttgtacttcgtccaggttctttctgaacttataTGTACCTTATCcgagttgttttctgatcaatctgggttctttctgaatttgtcttggtacttgcagcacttCTTCGGGGTTGTTTTCTTATCGAtctaggttctttctgaatttgtcttggtacttgcagcacctctttggggttgtttgcacttcgtccaggttctttctgaacttgtatgtaccttatccgggttgttttctgattaattcgggttctttctgaatttgtcttggtacttgcagcacttCTTCGGGGTTGTTTTCTAATCGATCTGGGTTCTTTCTAAATTtatcttggtacttgcagcacctctttggggttgtttgcacttcgtccaggttcactctgaacttgtatgtaccttatctgggttgttttctgattaattcaggttctttctgaatttgtcttggtaaagtagctctcaggagcgtgtttttcctgatctcatggtacagatgtagctttcctgcatgttaaacataaaaatatgttgtaaatgacattccagatataaagtggggagcatgtcccatatttgaataatcaatcaggggcgggccctggcattatgaaatgcatataaactttttgcgtcttgctcttgctaggccatgcaaattccttaggtagtgtcctgt encodes:
- the LOC136471926 gene encoding uncharacterized protein, translating into MARLLTQTLTLARPASSPSTTAASASIRGLATKVEIIEIDLTEEDAGSSAHGSSPSSPSVEVVGIRRLEEAIHGVMVRRAAPDWLPFVPGGSFWVPPLRRPHGVAELVGRIAAAGGAELVGGIAAAGGTEGVAGAVGGAVEVVELDAPMTEEPVLCFSTTRGWPSASFFVEGKSPHSRRKSRKGATQTDDEES